In one window of Enoplosus armatus isolate fEnoArm2 chromosome 7, fEnoArm2.hap1, whole genome shotgun sequence DNA:
- the LOC139288102 gene encoding claudin-18-like, translating to MAATLCQVMGFLLSLLGVAGIIAATGMDQWATEDLFDNPVTAVYSYSGLWRSCVRQSSGFTECRPYFTILGLPTLLQAVRALMIVGIVLGAIGCLIAVFALKCLKMGNMEDNIKATMTLSAGIMLLLAGVCGIAGVSAFANLIVQSFRFTTYADGGFSMYGGGSVGGLTGGLTPRYTFGPALFVGWIGAAILVIGGVMMCLACRGMAEDQKQRYDGMAYKAASQHTIYKSDTRPRPAYNDSYKAQSMEGRQSNQRFDYV from the exons ATGGCAGCCACACTCTGCCAGGTGATGGGCTTCCTTCTGAGTTTGTTAGGGGTTGCGGGAATAATTGCCGCTACGGGGATGGACCAGTGGGCGACGGAGGACCTCTTTGACAACCCTGTGACGGCCGTGTACTCGTACTCGGGCCTGTGGAGGTCATGCGTCCGGCAGAGCTCTGGCTTCACAGAGTGCCGACCATATTTCACCATTCTGGGACTGCCAA CTCTGCTCCAGGCCGTCCGGGCCCTGATGATTGTTGGCATTGTTCTCGGAGCCATCGGCTGCCTGATTGCCGTATTTGCTCTGAAGTGCTTGAAAATGGGGAACATGGAGGACAACATCAAAGCCACAATGACTCTGTCGGCCGGGATCATGCTTCTTCTTGCGG GGGTCTGTGGCATCGCTGGGGTGTCGGCCTTTGCTAACTTGATCGTGCAAAGTTTTCGGTTCACCACATATGCCGACGGTGGGTTCAGCATGTATGGAGGAGGGAGTGTTGGTGGACTCACAGGAGGTCTGACTCCAAG GTACACCTTTGGCCCCGCTCTTTTCGTGGGCTGGATCGGCGCAGCCATCTTGGTCATTGGAGGCGTCATGATGTGTCTGGCCTGCCGTGGAATGGCTGAAGACCAAAAGCAACG GTACGACGGGATGGCCTACAAAGCCGCCTCTCAACACACCATCTACAAGTCTGACACCAGACCCCGTCCAGCCTACAATGACTCCTACAAAGCCCAGAGCATGGAGGGAAGGCAGTCCAACCAGAGATTTGACTACGTTTAG